A single region of the Rhizobium grahamii genome encodes:
- a CDS encoding sugar ABC transporter ATP-binding protein — translation MTQVSMTNPAPSRVVASLRGCTRRYPGVLALDNATFEVSAGEVRALLGKNGAGKSTLIRMLTGAEIPDSGTVEIDGQSLTHSGSGRAQESFEKGVRVVYQELSLVPGMTLAENLFLGRWPRKGGVIQYDKMEAEAAEAMGRLGLNLPPNRLVAGLSPAERQLLEIARVLVGKPKIVILDEPTSSLAAAEAEKVMAAVTRIASEGIAVIYVSHRMNEIRQIAHSATVMRDGRIIDTVDVKGADTREIVRLMLGSEASQNAALEDKSRSKVVLEVNSLALAPKLSSISFSLREGEVLGIAGLLGSGRTELLQAIMGVRSFDDGDILVDGRSVRSAGYKQMVKKGFGYTPESRKEEGIVPLLGVDENTLATNFSGVTKGGILSSSLMAEATRKVIDRLHIKTARTDTPIGTLSGGNQQKVVIGRWVYANSRVLLLDEPTRGVDVEAKAQIYAIIRQLAAEGRSVIFVSSEIEELPLVCDRVLVLRDGSLQEEFKSPNIDQDSVMAACITGH, via the coding sequence ATGACCCAAGTTTCCATGACCAATCCTGCTCCTTCGCGCGTCGTGGCGTCGCTCAGAGGATGCACGCGCAGATATCCGGGTGTGCTCGCACTCGATAACGCGACCTTCGAAGTCTCCGCCGGTGAGGTGAGGGCACTACTCGGCAAGAACGGCGCGGGAAAGTCTACCCTCATCCGAATGCTGACCGGTGCGGAGATTCCAGACAGCGGAACCGTCGAGATCGACGGTCAATCGCTGACGCATTCCGGTTCGGGTCGCGCTCAGGAGTCCTTCGAAAAGGGCGTGCGCGTCGTCTATCAGGAGCTCAGCCTGGTTCCGGGCATGACGCTGGCCGAAAATCTCTTCCTCGGGCGGTGGCCGCGCAAGGGCGGGGTCATCCAATACGACAAGATGGAAGCAGAGGCTGCGGAGGCCATGGGGCGCCTCGGCCTCAACCTGCCGCCGAATCGTCTGGTGGCGGGTCTTAGCCCGGCCGAACGGCAGCTTCTCGAGATCGCCCGCGTTCTCGTCGGCAAGCCGAAGATCGTCATTCTCGATGAGCCAACGAGTTCGCTTGCCGCCGCGGAGGCGGAAAAAGTGATGGCGGCCGTGACGCGCATTGCGTCTGAGGGCATCGCGGTCATCTACGTCAGCCACAGGATGAACGAGATCCGGCAAATCGCGCATTCGGCAACCGTCATGCGTGATGGCCGTATCATTGATACCGTCGACGTGAAGGGTGCGGATACTCGTGAGATCGTCCGGCTGATGCTTGGATCGGAAGCGTCGCAGAACGCTGCTCTTGAAGACAAGAGCCGTTCGAAGGTGGTGCTTGAGGTCAACAGCCTGGCGCTCGCACCCAAACTTTCCTCCATCTCCTTCTCGCTTCGCGAAGGCGAGGTGCTCGGCATTGCAGGCTTGCTCGGCTCGGGGCGCACGGAACTGCTACAGGCCATCATGGGAGTACGCTCCTTCGACGACGGCGATATTCTCGTCGACGGCCGGTCGGTTCGCTCCGCGGGCTACAAGCAGATGGTCAAAAAGGGTTTCGGATATACGCCGGAGAGCCGCAAGGAGGAGGGCATCGTGCCGCTTCTTGGCGTCGACGAGAACACGCTCGCGACGAATTTCTCCGGCGTCACAAAGGGCGGCATCCTGTCGTCGAGCTTGATGGCGGAAGCGACGCGCAAGGTCATCGACCGTCTTCACATCAAGACCGCGCGCACCGATACGCCGATTGGCACGCTTTCCGGCGGCAATCAGCAGAAGGTCGTCATCGGCCGCTGGGTTTACGCAAACAGCCGCGTTCTTCTCCTGGACGAGCCGACGCGCGGTGTCGATGTCGAAGCGAAGGCGCAGATCTACGCGATCATTCGCCAGCTTGCCGCCGAAGGCCGCAGCGTCATCTTCGTTTCCAGCGAAATCGAGGAACTTCCTCTCGTCTGCGATCGCGTTCTCGTCCTGCGAGACGGATCGCTGCAGGAGGAATTCAAGTCACCTAACATAGATCAGGATTCCGTCATGGCAGCCTGCATCACCGGACATTGA
- a CDS encoding FecCD family ABC transporter permease: MSDIGSTHSRWWAYGALTVAAILALGFVVSLAASIGEIAIPVDTTAKVVSNRLFGTAFELSRIHQGIVWDYRLSRALVAASTGASLALSGVILQALLRNPLAEPYVLGISAGASTGAVSVMILGLGYGVLGLSGGAFVGAVIAFLLVGVLATGAGGTSERIILCGVAGSQLFNALTSYIVTTSANAEQARGVLFWLLGSLSGVRWPDVYLSVPITVIGFVLCLAHVRALDAFAFGSDAAAALGIAVRRVQFTLLGVTAAMTAGVVSMVGSIGFVGLVIPHAARFLVGPSHRRLLPATAFGGAIFMVGADIVSRIIIPQQVLPIGVVTALFGAPAFAVILYRVRRSA, translated from the coding sequence GTGAGCGATATCGGTTCAACGCATAGCAGATGGTGGGCGTATGGCGCGCTCACCGTCGCAGCCATCCTGGCGCTCGGCTTCGTGGTCAGCCTTGCCGCGTCCATCGGTGAGATCGCGATACCAGTCGATACGACGGCAAAGGTCGTGTCGAACCGGCTCTTTGGAACCGCCTTCGAGCTGAGCCGCATCCATCAGGGCATCGTCTGGGATTACAGGCTCAGCCGCGCGTTGGTGGCGGCAAGCACCGGCGCCTCGCTGGCGCTCAGCGGCGTGATCCTGCAGGCGCTCTTGCGCAATCCGCTTGCCGAACCCTACGTCCTCGGCATCTCTGCAGGGGCGTCCACCGGCGCGGTTTCGGTCATGATCCTTGGCCTGGGCTATGGCGTGCTGGGGCTATCAGGCGGAGCCTTCGTCGGCGCCGTCATTGCCTTCCTGCTGGTGGGTGTGCTGGCGACCGGAGCGGGAGGCACCAGCGAGCGGATTATCCTTTGCGGCGTGGCGGGCTCGCAACTCTTCAACGCGCTGACGTCCTACATAGTAACTACCTCGGCCAATGCCGAACAAGCCCGCGGCGTACTGTTCTGGCTGCTTGGGTCGCTGAGCGGTGTACGCTGGCCAGATGTCTATCTCTCGGTGCCAATCACCGTCATCGGCTTCGTCCTCTGCCTCGCTCACGTTCGCGCACTCGACGCCTTCGCTTTCGGCAGCGACGCGGCGGCGGCCCTCGGGATTGCCGTGCGCAGGGTGCAGTTCACCCTCCTTGGCGTCACGGCAGCGATGACCGCCGGCGTCGTCAGCATGGTCGGCTCGATCGGTTTCGTCGGCCTCGTCATTCCGCACGCCGCCCGCTTCCTCGTCGGCCCCTCGCATAGGCGACTGCTGCCCGCGACCGCGTTCGGTGGAGCTATTTTCATGGTCGGCGCCGACATTGTCTCGCGCATCATCATCCCGCAGCAGGTGCTGCCCATTGGTGTTGTCACCGCTCTGTTCGGCGCGCCTGCCTTCGCCGTCATCCTCTACCGCGTGCGGAGAAGCGCATGA
- a CDS encoding ABC transporter ATP-binding protein, with product MSIMVDKVTYAAGDTLIVNGVSMAIEKGKVLGLLGPNGSGKSSLLRLICRLRQVRSGVITLGDDDVSKLSRATLARRIAFVEQQSATDMQITVRDVVRLGRTPHRGPLSAWTSDDDEAVATALARVDMTERAGQLWHTLSGGERQRVHIARALAQTPSELLLDEPTNHLDIQHQLEILALVSRLGLTSIVALHDLNLAAMFCDQLAVLQKGAVVATGSPAEVLTEDIIAGVFGVRAHVEKSAVHGRPHVQYLIG from the coding sequence ATGAGCATCATGGTCGACAAGGTTACCTATGCCGCCGGCGATACGCTCATCGTCAATGGCGTCAGCATGGCAATCGAAAAGGGAAAGGTGCTCGGCCTGCTTGGGCCGAACGGCTCTGGCAAATCGAGCCTGTTGCGCCTCATCTGTCGCCTGCGGCAAGTGAGGAGCGGCGTCATCACGCTCGGCGACGACGATGTCTCCAAGCTTTCTCGCGCGACCCTCGCGCGGAGGATTGCCTTCGTAGAACAGCAGTCGGCGACGGATATGCAAATCACCGTGCGGGATGTCGTGCGCCTTGGGCGGACTCCGCATCGCGGTCCATTGTCGGCCTGGACATCTGATGATGACGAGGCGGTCGCGACAGCCCTCGCCCGCGTCGATATGACCGAGCGCGCCGGCCAGCTTTGGCACACGCTATCGGGCGGCGAACGCCAACGCGTGCATATCGCCCGAGCCCTGGCGCAGACGCCGAGCGAGCTGCTTCTCGACGAGCCGACCAACCATCTCGATATCCAGCATCAACTCGAGATCCTGGCTCTCGTCTCCAGACTTGGGCTGACGTCGATCGTTGCGCTGCACGATCTCAATCTCGCGGCGATGTTCTGCGATCAACTCGCTGTCCTGCAAAAGGGCGCCGTCGTGGCAACGGGCTCGCCTGCGGAGGTCCTGACGGAGGATATCATAGCGGGCGTTTTCGGTGTCCGCGCCCATGTCGAGAAGTCGGCAGTTCATGGTCGTCCGCACGTCCAGTATCTGATCGGCTGA
- a CDS encoding aldose 1-epimerase — translation MTVIDLTAGPLSARVSTKGGIILGFWREAEGERVPLLRPATSDDADALSSSCYPLVPFGNRVKDNHFVFEGVDYRFSPNTEWDRHYLHGEGWTSEWDVVTQNDSSVELSFSHEGGPTPYRYNAIQRFTLTEDHLELSLTVENRGEQALPFGLGWHPYFPMTPETTLFAPARKFWTEVEGWLPGERTDIPGDLDFGSPSPLPHRWVDNGFEDWSGEAIVTWPERDTEVHLVADALFKHAFVFVSDTVFDPSFKRDYFCFEPMSHLANGHNLPGLGDLRVLRPGESLSGRICLRPRSISNQVSGDQ, via the coding sequence ATGACGGTGATCGACCTCACGGCGGGTCCGCTTAGCGCTCGTGTTTCGACGAAAGGGGGCATCATCCTCGGCTTTTGGCGAGAAGCAGAGGGTGAACGGGTGCCGCTGCTGCGGCCGGCGACGTCCGATGACGCGGATGCCTTGTCCTCTTCCTGCTACCCGCTGGTGCCTTTCGGCAACCGGGTCAAGGACAATCACTTCGTCTTCGAGGGCGTGGATTATCGCTTTTCACCGAACACAGAATGGGATCGCCATTATCTTCACGGTGAGGGGTGGACCTCGGAATGGGACGTGGTGACGCAAAACGATAGCTCGGTGGAACTGAGCTTCAGCCATGAGGGTGGTCCTACCCCCTATCGTTACAACGCGATCCAGCGCTTCACACTTACCGAAGATCACCTCGAGCTTTCGCTTACGGTTGAAAATCGCGGGGAGCAGGCCTTGCCATTCGGCCTCGGCTGGCATCCCTACTTCCCGATGACGCCCGAGACGACGCTGTTTGCGCCGGCCCGGAAATTCTGGACGGAAGTGGAGGGCTGGCTGCCTGGAGAACGGACGGATATTCCCGGCGATCTCGACTTCGGTTCGCCAAGCCCGCTTCCACACCGCTGGGTCGACAACGGCTTCGAGGACTGGTCCGGCGAGGCGATTGTCACTTGGCCGGAACGGGATACGGAAGTTCATCTGGTGGCTGACGCGCTTTTCAAGCACGCCTTCGTGTTCGTTTCGGATACCGTCTTCGATCCCTCGTTCAAGCGGGATTATTTCTGCTTCGAGCCGATGTCGCATCTGGCGAACGGACACAATCTTCCGGGTCTTGGCGACCTCCGGGTTCTTCGGCCCGGTGAAAGCCTTTCGGGACGCATATGCCTGCGCCCACGGAGCATTTCCAATCAGGTCAGCGGAGACCAGTGA
- the dgoD gene encoding galactonate dehydratase, with amino-acid sequence MKITKLTTYIVPPRWLFLKIETDEGIVGWGEPVVEGRALTVQAAVHELEDYLIGKDPFLIEDHWNVMYRGGFYRGGAIHMSAISGIDQALWDIKGKALGQPVHSLLGGQVRDKIKVYSWIGGDRPSDVANNAKDVVARGFKAIKLNGCEEMQIVDTYDKVEKAVETIATIREAIGPYIGIGVDFHGRVHKPMAKVLAKELEPYKLLFIEEPVLSENYEALKEIANHSSTPIALGERLYSRWDFKRILSEGYVDILQPDLSHAGGITECRKIATMAEAYDVALAPHCPLGPIALAACLQVDAVSYNAFIQEQSLGIHYNKGNDILDYISNKEVFHYADGFVSIPQGPGLGVEVNEEYVIERAKEGHRWRNPIWRHSDGSFAEW; translated from the coding sequence ATGAAGATCACCAAGCTGACCACCTATATCGTCCCGCCACGCTGGCTGTTCCTCAAGATAGAAACGGACGAAGGCATCGTCGGTTGGGGCGAGCCGGTCGTGGAAGGTCGGGCGCTCACAGTTCAGGCCGCCGTCCACGAACTCGAGGACTACCTGATCGGCAAGGATCCCTTTCTGATCGAGGACCATTGGAACGTCATGTACCGCGGCGGTTTCTACCGCGGCGGCGCGATCCACATGAGCGCGATATCAGGCATCGATCAGGCATTGTGGGACATCAAGGGCAAGGCGCTCGGTCAACCTGTTCACTCGCTGCTCGGTGGCCAGGTGCGCGACAAGATCAAGGTTTACTCTTGGATCGGCGGCGATCGTCCCTCTGACGTCGCCAACAACGCGAAGGACGTTGTCGCCCGCGGCTTCAAGGCGATCAAGCTCAATGGCTGCGAGGAGATGCAGATCGTCGACACCTACGACAAGGTCGAGAAGGCCGTCGAGACCATCGCGACGATCCGCGAAGCGATCGGCCCCTACATCGGCATTGGCGTCGACTTCCACGGTCGCGTCCACAAGCCGATGGCGAAGGTACTTGCCAAGGAACTCGAGCCTTACAAGCTGCTGTTCATCGAAGAGCCGGTGCTGTCGGAAAACTACGAGGCGCTGAAGGAGATTGCCAATCACTCTTCGACGCCGATCGCGCTCGGGGAACGGCTCTATTCGCGGTGGGACTTCAAGCGCATCCTCTCCGAAGGCTATGTCGATATCCTGCAGCCCGATCTGTCGCATGCCGGCGGCATCACGGAATGCCGGAAGATCGCCACCATGGCGGAAGCCTATGACGTGGCATTGGCGCCGCATTGCCCGCTTGGACCGATTGCCCTTGCTGCTTGTCTGCAAGTGGATGCCGTCAGCTATAACGCCTTCATCCAGGAGCAGAGCCTCGGCATTCACTACAACAAGGGCAACGACATTCTTGACTACATCTCCAACAAGGAGGTGTTCCACTATGCCGACGGTTTTGTCAGCATTCCGCAGGGGCCGGGATTGGGTGTCGAGGTGAATGAAGAGTACGTGATCGAGCGTGCCAAGGAAGGACATCGCTGGCGCAATCCGATCTGGCGGCACAGCGACGGAAGTTTCGCGGAGTGGTGA
- a CDS encoding SDR family oxidoreductase, whose amino-acid sequence MSGRLNGKRIFVTGAAQGIGLAVAGEFLRQGAALFLIDRDATLLAGEAEALRRTGGKVGYRAADITDGAAIASAVAQAADEIGPINALVNNAGVNVFSEPLETSDEEWDRCFDINLKGAWNCCKAVLPGMLAGDGGVILNIASTHAFTIIPHTFPYPLAKHALLGMTKSLGLEYAARNVRVNALAPGYVATQKVIDYWNSFPDPAAAKSETMKLHPGGRIASPEEIAMAAVFMTSDECPFMNATCLTVDGGLSVQQHPV is encoded by the coding sequence ATGTCCGGACGACTGAACGGTAAAAGAATATTCGTGACAGGCGCCGCGCAAGGCATCGGTCTTGCCGTCGCAGGAGAGTTTCTGCGCCAAGGCGCGGCATTGTTCCTCATCGATCGCGATGCGACGCTGCTTGCCGGAGAGGCCGAGGCCCTCAGGCGGACGGGTGGCAAGGTCGGCTATCGCGCTGCCGATATCACGGATGGAGCGGCGATTGCCTCAGCGGTCGCCCAAGCGGCCGATGAGATCGGCCCGATCAACGCGCTGGTCAACAATGCTGGAGTAAACGTCTTCTCCGAACCGCTCGAGACCAGCGACGAGGAGTGGGATCGCTGCTTCGATATCAACCTCAAGGGCGCCTGGAACTGCTGCAAGGCGGTTCTTCCGGGCATGCTTGCGGGTGATGGCGGCGTGATCCTGAACATCGCCTCGACGCATGCCTTCACCATTATTCCGCATACCTTTCCCTATCCTCTCGCCAAGCACGCCTTGCTCGGTATGACGAAGTCGCTGGGTCTGGAATATGCGGCGAGAAACGTCAGGGTGAACGCCCTGGCGCCCGGCTACGTCGCCACCCAGAAGGTGATCGACTACTGGAACAGCTTCCCTGATCCAGCGGCAGCCAAGTCCGAGACAATGAAGCTTCATCCCGGCGGGCGCATCGCTTCACCCGAAGAGATTGCTATGGCGGCCGTTTTCATGACCTCCGACGAATGCCCATTCATGAACGCCACCTGCCTGACGGTCGACGGAGGCCTCAGCGTGCAACAGCACCCCGTTTGA
- a CDS encoding GMC family oxidoreductase: protein MSAASGFDYIIVGGGSSACVVAAELVTRGKARVLLLERGPAKANPIMHFPAGYMKFLAKDTYLTMHQTAPQPQLNGRGPIVPQGKVLGGGSTVNAMVYMRGQAADFDRWNKAITGPGSNNDGAWSYRDMLPYFKGQEDNDHLGGEYHGVGGPLKISHLGHTSPMTRTYVKTLQGMGIPYNPDFNGAHQFGVGFMQHTIDWKTHRRCSAVDAFLAPVMDNPLLTVETGATVTALRMEGDRTVGVDYVVNGSRKSATVGAEVIVAAGAYQTPKLLMLSGIGPEDELARHGIGVKVALPGVGRNLQDHYECPVVATTKGSFGYYGQDRGWPMLKAGLQYLLFKTGPVSTTGVETCAFFDPEGNNNEPTIQMFCVPTVYLDRDVMGTEPGDGVTINSLLLRPKARGSVTLASKDPFENPIVDTQIFAHPDDLKTTMAGFRFARTVLAATPMRDLIDKEIFPGADVTSDEAIADHCRRTVKTGYHPVGTCKMGHDGDRDAVLDSHLKVRGTRGLRVVDSSLMPTIVSGNTNAAVLAAAAKAADLILA, encoded by the coding sequence ATGTCTGCAGCAAGCGGATTTGATTACATCATTGTTGGTGGCGGCAGCTCGGCCTGCGTCGTTGCTGCCGAGCTTGTGACGCGCGGAAAGGCACGCGTGCTGCTCCTCGAGCGCGGGCCCGCCAAGGCCAACCCCATCATGCATTTTCCCGCGGGCTACATGAAGTTCCTGGCCAAGGACACGTACCTCACCATGCATCAGACCGCGCCGCAGCCGCAATTGAACGGTCGTGGGCCGATCGTGCCGCAAGGCAAGGTGCTCGGCGGCGGCAGCACGGTCAATGCGATGGTGTATATGCGCGGCCAGGCTGCCGATTTCGATCGCTGGAACAAGGCTATCACGGGACCTGGTTCAAACAATGATGGCGCCTGGTCCTATCGGGACATGCTTCCCTACTTCAAGGGACAGGAAGACAACGATCATCTCGGCGGCGAATATCACGGGGTAGGCGGCCCGCTGAAGATTTCGCATCTCGGGCATACCAGCCCGATGACGCGAACCTACGTGAAGACGCTGCAGGGCATGGGTATCCCTTACAATCCTGATTTCAACGGCGCCCATCAGTTTGGCGTCGGCTTCATGCAGCATACGATCGACTGGAAGACCCATCGCCGCTGCAGCGCCGTGGACGCCTTCCTTGCACCCGTCATGGACAATCCGCTGCTGACGGTCGAAACCGGCGCAACGGTCACCGCGCTTCGGATGGAAGGGGATCGGACAGTTGGCGTCGACTACGTCGTCAATGGCAGCCGGAAATCGGCAACAGTTGGTGCCGAAGTCATCGTCGCCGCCGGCGCCTATCAGACGCCGAAGCTCCTGATGCTGTCGGGAATTGGTCCCGAGGACGAGCTCGCGCGGCATGGCATCGGCGTGAAGGTCGCGCTTCCGGGCGTCGGCAGGAACCTGCAGGACCACTATGAGTGCCCGGTGGTTGCGACCACCAAAGGCTCGTTTGGCTATTATGGACAGGACCGCGGCTGGCCGATGCTGAAGGCCGGGCTGCAGTATCTTCTGTTCAAGACCGGGCCGGTCTCGACCACTGGCGTAGAGACCTGTGCCTTCTTCGATCCCGAGGGCAACAACAACGAACCCACGATCCAGATGTTCTGCGTGCCGACAGTCTATCTCGACCGCGACGTCATGGGCACGGAACCTGGAGACGGCGTCACCATAAACTCGCTGCTCCTGCGGCCGAAGGCGCGCGGATCGGTGACGCTGGCGTCAAAGGATCCTTTTGAAAATCCGATCGTCGATACGCAGATCTTCGCTCATCCTGATGACCTGAAGACGACGATGGCGGGCTTCCGCTTTGCCCGGACGGTACTTGCGGCGACGCCCATGCGTGATCTGATCGACAAGGAAATCTTCCCTGGTGCGGATGTTACCAGCGACGAGGCGATCGCCGATCACTGCAGGCGCACCGTCAAGACCGGCTACCACCCCGTCGGCACCTGCAAGATGGGCCATGACGGCGACCGGGACGCCGTTCTCGACAGCCACCTCAAGGTACGCGGCACGCGTGGTCTCAGAGTGGTTGACTCGTCGCTTATGCCGACCATTGTCAGCGGCAACACCAACGCCGCCGTTCTCGCCGCTGCCGCCAAGGCGGCCGACCTCATTCTCGCATGA
- a CDS encoding FadR/GntR family transcriptional regulator, with protein sequence MTVVKTGRTLTEDGDPIAARGKRSVREGLLHHLVDKIVSGEMAEGSTLPNEAELTERFGVSRTSLREAMQYLSALGLVRSRTRAGTTVLPRENWNYLDPLVLDALLSNGADENFYTSLIDARQLLEPAAAAHAAANATARQLYQISKAFEDMVEANSRDNEAWSRADLEFHTAIIDASGNWVYRQFASAIRAALLASFRLTNRASQSHEQAILKHQDVLEAIRMRRPDAARHAMEQLIGVARSEITDALRKARIS encoded by the coding sequence GTGACGGTCGTGAAGACGGGACGCACTTTGACGGAAGATGGTGATCCCATCGCTGCGCGCGGAAAACGCAGCGTGCGTGAAGGACTTTTGCATCATCTCGTCGACAAGATCGTATCGGGCGAGATGGCCGAAGGTTCGACTTTGCCGAACGAGGCCGAGCTCACCGAACGTTTCGGCGTCAGCCGCACCAGCCTGCGTGAAGCGATGCAATACCTGTCCGCTCTTGGCCTGGTACGCTCGCGGACGCGGGCGGGAACAACCGTTCTGCCCCGCGAGAACTGGAATTATCTGGATCCGCTCGTACTCGATGCCCTCTTGTCGAACGGCGCCGATGAGAACTTCTACACATCGCTGATCGATGCCCGCCAACTGCTGGAGCCGGCGGCCGCTGCGCATGCCGCGGCCAATGCCACTGCGCGTCAGCTCTATCAGATCTCCAAGGCCTTCGAGGATATGGTCGAGGCGAACTCGCGCGACAACGAGGCCTGGAGCCGCGCCGACCTCGAGTTTCATACCGCGATCATCGATGCGAGCGGCAACTGGGTCTATCGCCAGTTCGCCAGCGCGATCCGCGCAGCGCTGCTAGCGAGCTTCCGGCTGACAAATCGCGCCAGCCAGTCCCACGAGCAGGCAATCCTCAAGCATCAGGATGTGCTGGAGGCCATTCGCATGCGCCGCCCCGATGCAGCCCGTCATGCCATGGAACAGTTGATCGGCGTAGCTCGCAGCGAAATCACGGATGCGCTGCGTAAAGCGCGTATCAGCTGA
- a CDS encoding ABC transporter permease yields MSLDQAVKPSSSNNSNKSTFNLSQHMNELSLFVAIVVLYVVFTSTANGFLSFNNQINILRDAATIGIAAWAATLIIISGEIDVSVGPMVAFISVVLSFFLQWGVPTPLAFALAIVVGALLGTIPGILRAYFDVPSFVGTLGLWSALRGTALFVTDALPVSIGRNDMLDALDRSVLGVPPAAIIMLVLFAVFAFVSRKTAFGRSVFAVGGNAHAAFLSGIPVAKIRVGLFAIAGAMAAISGILLVSRLGSGNATAATGLEFDVIAAVVVGGTSLSGGRGSMLGTLLGVLVITLIGNGLVLLGINPFFQQVVRGLIIVIAVLANIQAIKRSMSRNKDR; encoded by the coding sequence ATGTCACTCGATCAGGCGGTCAAGCCGTCCTCTTCCAACAATAGCAACAAGTCGACCTTCAACCTGTCGCAGCATATGAACGAGCTCAGCCTGTTCGTTGCGATCGTTGTTCTCTACGTCGTCTTTACATCGACCGCGAATGGCTTCCTGTCGTTCAACAACCAGATCAACATCCTGCGCGATGCCGCGACCATCGGGATCGCAGCTTGGGCCGCCACCCTGATCATCATCTCCGGTGAGATCGACGTCAGCGTCGGTCCGATGGTCGCCTTCATCTCGGTCGTGCTGTCCTTCTTCCTGCAATGGGGTGTGCCGACGCCGCTTGCCTTTGCGCTCGCGATCGTCGTCGGTGCGCTGCTTGGTACGATCCCCGGCATCCTGCGCGCCTATTTCGATGTTCCGTCCTTTGTCGGAACGCTCGGTCTGTGGAGCGCGCTCCGTGGCACGGCACTTTTCGTAACCGACGCCCTGCCGGTTTCGATCGGACGCAACGATATGCTGGATGCGCTCGATCGCTCGGTCCTCGGCGTGCCGCCGGCAGCAATCATCATGCTCGTTCTCTTTGCCGTGTTCGCCTTCGTCAGCCGCAAGACCGCATTCGGCCGTTCGGTCTTCGCAGTTGGCGGTAATGCTCATGCAGCGTTCCTGAGCGGCATCCCCGTTGCGAAGATCCGCGTGGGGCTCTTCGCGATTGCCGGCGCCATGGCCGCAATCTCGGGTATCCTGCTCGTCTCGCGCCTCGGTTCGGGCAATGCGACGGCTGCGACCGGTCTCGAATTCGATGTCATCGCAGCGGTCGTGGTCGGGGGAACGTCGCTTTCCGGCGGCCGGGGATCGATGCTCGGGACGCTGCTTGGCGTGCTTGTCATCACCCTGATCGGCAATGGCCTGGTGTTGCTGGGCATCAATCCCTTCTTCCAGCAGGTCGTGCGCGGTCTCATCATCGTCATTGCAGTGCTCGCCAACATCCAGGCGATCAAGCGCAGCATGTCTCGCAACAAGGATCGATAG
- a CDS encoding substrate-binding domain-containing protein has product MNLIRHAAFAALTALAASAAVPAFAQDKDLKVGAIYMDAQGFYAGVRKGIQTGANDAGRKLDVVETNAQGDVSKESSFIDSLISAGVQAIIVSPVSADGSYRAIRRAHDAGIPVVCYNTCLNDADMKEYISAYAVGDPYDFGHKLGDAAAEYFIAEKKDAPKIAVLNCEFVEVCVTRRKGFEEALKAKVPGAQIVANQEGAILDKAVSVASTMLSSNPDIDAFFGEAGGATLGAARAVKSQGKADKVVVFGGDMTTEIAQELADFSVIKAVVDISGQGLGKLALAQAIKSIDGQPPEGIKVAYDIDLYKSSEDGKAWLKAHADGIP; this is encoded by the coding sequence GTGAACCTCATCAGACATGCCGCCTTTGCGGCGCTTACCGCTCTTGCTGCATCGGCCGCAGTTCCGGCTTTTGCGCAGGACAAGGACCTCAAGGTCGGTGCGATCTACATGGACGCTCAGGGCTTTTACGCCGGCGTCCGCAAGGGTATCCAGACCGGCGCGAACGACGCGGGTCGCAAGCTCGACGTCGTCGAGACGAACGCCCAGGGCGACGTCAGCAAGGAATCGTCCTTCATCGACTCGCTGATCTCGGCAGGGGTTCAGGCCATCATCGTTTCGCCGGTTTCGGCCGACGGTTCCTACCGCGCTATTCGCCGCGCGCATGACGCCGGCATTCCGGTCGTGTGCTACAACACCTGCCTCAACGATGCCGACATGAAGGAATACATTTCCGCTTATGCTGTCGGAGATCCCTATGACTTCGGTCATAAGCTCGGCGACGCTGCGGCCGAATATTTCATCGCGGAAAAGAAGGATGCGCCGAAGATCGCGGTTCTCAACTGCGAATTCGTCGAGGTCTGCGTTACCCGTCGCAAGGGCTTCGAGGAAGCTCTGAAGGCAAAGGTTCCCGGTGCCCAGATCGTCGCCAACCAGGAAGGCGCGATCCTCGACAAGGCGGTTTCCGTAGCGAGCACGATGCTTTCCTCCAACCCCGATATCGATGCCTTCTTCGGCGAAGCCGGTGGTGCAACGCTCGGCGCAGCGCGTGCTGTGAAGAGCCAGGGTAAGGCCGACAAGGTCGTTGTCTTCGGCGGCGACATGACGACCGAGATCGCGCAGGAACTGGCGGACTTCAGCGTCATCAAGGCGGTTGTCGACATTTCCGGCCAGGGTCTTGGCAAGCTTGCGCTCGCTCAGGCGATCAAGTCGATCGATGGCCAGCCGCCGGAAGGCATCAAGGTTGCCTACGACATCGATCTCTACAAGTCGTCTGAAGACGGCAAGGCCTGGCTCAAGGCTCACGCCGACGGTATTCCGTGA